Proteins encoded in a region of the Isosphaeraceae bacterium EP7 genome:
- a CDS encoding tetratricopeptide repeat protein produces MPGRRILIIGSQCNKYNSKLSFLPDLAQRLYDLMADPGPGEFVATPGENCRSQLLLDPSVREAKDAIKAALDEVGKSDETLILAYIGHGEFSEDSGGDFYLMPTDASETTSDGAIHLAEFIKDRIKFWHGRGGLVVLLDSCHAGEAVWQSMERWAQSQTIQSGFEILTATDDRATANAPLIRALIGVLERGDPMSDARIQCRHIHRILKELHRPTQHVAYNGDDNRFYLARNPAKDPGDVFWKDSPGRAQILKQTEYFLPTYQLAQLVESSRLHPVVVLTGETGVGKSTLAAAFARPDLTSGMVPDEFVQAVAILDSTTNQRILAADLSKQLHRSVPSWPEAVGTFERSTPLQERERLGLLRAKVLRPLAYLPGSPSIRIVLDGLNHLDEITRTTIGELLQERPAALSLIITTHPETSECPTGHRLHFNRTRREDLNTYLSGRRIPIESRVAILTRAHDHWLLTQLLSDAVLAEPAIDLRNLPQTVDGAYAKLLDQAGASDAWLDGYRAVLGPLAVAGVGSGVPLSLLIHASEILGGPKGEEAVRNLLKKLRGLILRRDMNTPAEHVILFHPTLADFLLSQAAQSIGYGLGQNEIHLALIQAIGALAPVASCETEAPIQRYAFLRETGHLWAIKDYDGCMTSLLERHSMSPAENVERITFWLSRFQGVLVEADYKRLLLRRELASWTGRAGDAKKALEMCQALLFDLIGNSNSSEKDIIETKINIAHWTLLDGNPKEALRLCRSLLVCPDLMDVAAEGTTQAIQNTIAACVGRLGDPQVALDVLMDILPVIQRMMGDDNEFTIVIRNNIATWTGISGDLPKVVEILDSLLPDATRVLGPNHPITFSVRTTMANLRGRMGDWPTSKQLFVALLRDQRKMLHSRHPDILTTRHNIASLKGETGDYKGAIKRYEALLPLRRKVIGPFHYHTFLTRINLAASYLFDDDSLNALTLLYKILAESELELGRDHPLSLDAIKYIASATFKESRIAESLEWLHEGLSRAAARFGDGSPISNSFRAIIQAYDPDAY; encoded by the coding sequence ATGCCAGGCCGACGGATTCTGATTATCGGATCGCAGTGCAATAAATATAATTCTAAGCTTAGCTTTTTGCCAGATCTTGCCCAGCGGTTATACGATTTGATGGCCGATCCCGGGCCGGGCGAATTCGTTGCGACTCCTGGTGAAAATTGCCGATCGCAACTCCTCCTAGACCCGTCAGTCCGCGAGGCCAAGGATGCGATAAAAGCGGCACTTGATGAAGTAGGCAAGTCGGACGAGACCTTGATCCTCGCATACATCGGTCACGGCGAATTCTCCGAAGATTCGGGCGGCGACTTCTATCTTATGCCAACCGATGCATCAGAGACGACGTCCGACGGTGCGATTCACTTAGCTGAATTCATCAAAGACCGGATCAAATTCTGGCATGGAAGAGGCGGCTTGGTCGTGTTGCTGGATTCATGCCATGCCGGCGAAGCCGTCTGGCAATCGATGGAGCGATGGGCGCAATCACAGACAATACAGAGCGGTTTCGAGATTCTCACCGCGACCGACGACCGCGCCACAGCGAATGCACCGCTGATTCGTGCCCTCATCGGCGTCTTGGAACGCGGCGACCCGATGTCGGATGCTCGCATTCAGTGCCGGCACATCCACCGCATCCTCAAAGAACTGCATCGGCCCACGCAACACGTCGCCTACAACGGCGATGACAATCGCTTCTACCTGGCGCGGAATCCCGCCAAGGATCCCGGTGACGTTTTCTGGAAGGACAGCCCAGGACGTGCCCAGATCCTCAAGCAGACTGAATACTTCCTGCCCACATACCAACTGGCCCAACTCGTGGAATCCAGCCGACTTCACCCGGTAGTTGTGTTAACGGGCGAGACCGGGGTGGGGAAATCGACTCTCGCTGCGGCGTTCGCTCGCCCCGATCTGACCAGTGGCATGGTCCCGGACGAATTCGTGCAGGCCGTGGCGATCCTCGACTCCACGACCAATCAACGCATTCTCGCCGCTGATCTGTCGAAGCAGCTCCACCGTTCCGTACCATCCTGGCCCGAGGCCGTCGGGACGTTTGAGCGGAGCACTCCTCTCCAGGAGAGGGAGAGGCTCGGTCTACTCCGCGCGAAAGTCTTGCGACCCCTTGCTTACCTTCCCGGCTCGCCTTCGATCCGAATCGTCCTTGATGGGCTCAATCACCTGGACGAGATTACTCGCACCACAATCGGCGAGCTTCTCCAGGAACGCCCCGCCGCGCTAAGCCTGATCATCACAACCCATCCCGAGACGTCCGAGTGCCCGACGGGTCACCGTCTTCACTTCAACCGGACTCGCCGCGAAGACCTCAACACCTACCTGTCTGGCCGACGCATCCCGATTGAGTCGCGGGTCGCCATCCTCACAAGGGCACACGACCACTGGCTCCTTACCCAACTGCTGAGCGACGCCGTTCTGGCCGAGCCTGCGATCGACTTGAGGAATTTGCCGCAGACGGTCGATGGAGCCTATGCAAAGCTCCTCGATCAGGCAGGTGCATCAGACGCATGGCTCGACGGCTACCGAGCAGTGTTGGGGCCGCTGGCTGTGGCAGGAGTTGGCTCGGGCGTGCCACTTTCGCTTCTAATTCACGCGAGCGAAATTTTGGGTGGTCCCAAGGGCGAGGAGGCGGTTCGCAATCTCCTCAAAAAATTACGTGGCCTTATCCTCCGTCGCGACATGAATACCCCCGCGGAGCATGTCATCCTCTTTCACCCCACATTGGCGGACTTTCTGCTTAGTCAAGCGGCTCAATCGATTGGCTACGGCCTTGGCCAGAACGAAATTCACCTAGCTTTGATACAGGCCATAGGTGCTTTGGCACCAGTAGCCTCGTGCGAAACCGAAGCCCCAATCCAGAGATACGCGTTCCTTCGTGAAACTGGTCACTTGTGGGCAATTAAAGATTATGATGGGTGTATGACAAGCTTGCTGGAACGCCATTCGATGAGCCCAGCCGAGAATGTTGAACGAATAACATTCTGGCTCTCGAGGTTCCAGGGTGTACTCGTCGAAGCCGATTACAAACGCTTGCTTTTAAGGCGAGAGTTAGCGTCATGGACTGGCAGGGCAGGAGATGCGAAGAAGGCGTTGGAAATGTGTCAAGCGCTGTTGTTCGATTTAATAGGGAATTCGAACTCCTCGGAGAAGGATATCATTGAAACTAAAATCAATATCGCTCATTGGACACTTTTAGACGGCAATCCGAAAGAGGCATTAAGGTTGTGTAGATCATTGTTGGTTTGCCCAGATTTGATGGATGTTGCTGCTGAAGGGACTACGCAAGCAATTCAGAATACGATCGCTGCTTGTGTAGGCAGGTTGGGCGACCCTCAGGTTGCCTTAGACGTGCTAATGGATATTTTGCCTGTTATTCAGCGTATGATGGGTGACGATAATGAGTTTACAATCGTTATTCGCAATAATATTGCAACATGGACTGGCATTTCTGGCGATCTTCCAAAGGTAGTGGAAATCCTGGATTCGTTACTTCCAGATGCAACGCGAGTTCTAGGTCCGAATCATCCTATTACATTTTCGGTCCGCACTACCATGGCGAATTTGAGAGGAAGGATGGGTGATTGGCCAACATCTAAGCAGCTTTTTGTAGCTTTGTTGCGAGATCAACGGAAAATGCTGCATTCTCGTCATCCCGACATCCTTACTACTCGACATAATATTGCATCGTTAAAAGGTGAAACCGGGGATTATAAAGGCGCGATTAAGCGATATGAGGCATTGTTGCCGCTTCGGAGGAAAGTGATTGGCCCATTTCACTACCATACATTCTTGACACGCATTAATCTTGCGGCGTCATATTTGTTTGACGACGATTCGTTGAATGCTTTAACTCTTCTATATAAAATACTAGCCGAAAGTGAGCTTGAACTGGGCCGAGATCACCCGCTTTCTCTAGATGCAATTAAATATATAGCGTCGGCAACTTTTAAAGAGTCTAGAATTGCTGAATCACTTGAATGGCTGCATGAGGGGTTGTCGCGTGCCGCGGCACGTTTCGGAGACGGCAGCCCCATCTCGAACAGTTTTCGAGCCATTATCCAAGCATACGATCCAGATGCGTATTAA
- the groES gene encoding co-chaperone GroES encodes MNLKPLGDRVVVEREEAKSTTAGGIVLPDTAKDKPQKGKVTAIGDGRITKDGKRRPLQVKVGDTVLFTSYAGDEFKFLGDKKVLLMREDDILAVIED; translated from the coding sequence ATGAACTTGAAGCCACTGGGCGATCGCGTGGTCGTGGAGCGCGAAGAAGCCAAGTCGACGACCGCGGGCGGCATCGTCCTGCCCGACACCGCCAAGGACAAGCCCCAGAAGGGCAAGGTCACGGCGATCGGCGACGGCCGGATCACCAAGGACGGCAAGCGTCGCCCGTTGCAGGTCAAGGTCGGCGACACCGTCCTCTTCACCTCCTACGCCGGCGACGAGTTCAAGTTCCTCGGCGACAAGAAGGTCCTCCTCATGCGTGAGGATGACATCCTCGCCGTGATCGAAGACTGA
- the groL gene encoding chaperonin GroEL (60 kDa chaperone family; promotes refolding of misfolded polypeptides especially under stressful conditions; forms two stacked rings of heptamers to form a barrel-shaped 14mer; ends can be capped by GroES; misfolded proteins enter the barrel where they are refolded when GroES binds) — MAAKMIAFDQEARQAMQRGVAKLARAVKVTLGPRGRNVIIQKSFGSPTVTKDGVTVAKEIELEDKYEDMGAKMVKEVASKTSDVAGDGTTTATVMAEAIYNEGLKAVVAGVNPMLMKRGMDRAVVDIVEELKKLSTKISSKTETEQVATVASNFDHEVGKMIAEATEKVGKDGVITVEEGKALKTEVEWVEGMQFDRGYLSPYFATNPTSMEAVLEDAYILIFEKKISSVKDLVPVLEKVAQTGKPLLIIAEDVEGEALATLVINKLRGTFRCVAVKAPGYGDRRKAMLEDIAVLTGGNPIFEALGVELENVGLDDLGQAKKIIVDKDNTTVIEGAGKTDTIKGRIESIRREIGDTKSDYDREKLEERLAKLAGGVAKINVGAATESEMKEKKARVEDALHATRAALEEGILPGGGVALLRASNTVKPTGLSADEVTGYHIIVRACAAPIRQIAENAGQDGGVVAAKVAEGTGNYGYDARNDVYTDLVKDGIIDPTKVTRSALQNAASVSTLLLTSDALIADMPEDKKGTGAGAGGGYDDMY, encoded by the coding sequence ATGGCCGCTAAGATGATTGCGTTCGATCAGGAGGCCCGGCAGGCGATGCAGCGGGGCGTCGCGAAGCTGGCCCGCGCGGTCAAGGTGACGCTCGGCCCCCGCGGGCGCAACGTCATCATCCAGAAGTCGTTCGGCTCGCCGACGGTCACCAAGGACGGCGTCACCGTCGCCAAGGAGATCGAGCTGGAAGACAAGTATGAGGACATGGGCGCCAAGATGGTCAAGGAGGTCGCCAGCAAGACCTCCGACGTCGCCGGCGACGGCACGACCACGGCCACCGTCATGGCCGAGGCCATCTACAACGAGGGCCTCAAGGCCGTCGTCGCGGGCGTCAATCCCATGCTGATGAAGCGCGGGATGGACCGGGCCGTTGTTGACATCGTCGAGGAGCTGAAGAAGCTCAGCACGAAGATCAGCAGCAAGACGGAGACCGAGCAGGTCGCCACCGTCGCGTCGAACTTCGACCACGAAGTCGGCAAGATGATCGCCGAGGCCACCGAGAAGGTGGGCAAAGACGGCGTCATCACGGTCGAAGAGGGCAAGGCCCTGAAGACCGAGGTGGAGTGGGTCGAGGGCATGCAGTTCGACCGCGGCTACCTCAGCCCCTACTTCGCCACCAACCCGACCTCGATGGAGGCCGTCCTCGAGGACGCCTACATCCTGATCTTCGAGAAGAAGATCTCGTCGGTGAAGGACCTCGTGCCGGTCCTGGAGAAGGTCGCCCAGACGGGCAAGCCCCTCCTGATCATCGCCGAGGACGTCGAGGGCGAGGCGCTGGCCACCCTGGTCATCAACAAGCTCCGCGGCACCTTCCGCTGCGTGGCCGTGAAGGCCCCCGGCTACGGCGACCGTCGCAAGGCGATGCTCGAAGACATCGCCGTCCTGACCGGCGGCAACCCGATCTTCGAGGCCCTCGGCGTCGAGCTTGAGAACGTCGGCCTCGACGACCTCGGCCAGGCGAAGAAGATCATCGTCGACAAGGACAACACCACGGTCATCGAGGGTGCCGGCAAGACCGACACCATCAAGGGCCGCATCGAGTCGATCCGCCGCGAGATCGGCGACACCAAGAGCGATTACGACCGCGAGAAGCTCGAAGAGCGCCTCGCCAAGCTCGCCGGCGGCGTCGCCAAGATCAACGTGGGCGCCGCGACCGAGAGCGAGATGAAGGAGAAGAAGGCCCGCGTCGAGGACGCCCTGCACGCCACGCGTGCGGCCCTCGAAGAAGGCATCCTCCCCGGCGGCGGCGTGGCCCTGCTGCGTGCCTCCAACACGGTCAAGCCGACCGGCCTGTCCGCCGACGAGGTCACCGGCTACCACATCATCGTCCGGGCCTGCGCCGCGCCGATCCGCCAGATCGCCGAGAACGCCGGCCAGGACGGCGGAGTGGTCGCCGCCAAGGTCGCCGAAGGGACCGGCAACTACGGCTACGACGCCCGCAACGACGTCTACACCGACCTCGTCAAGGACGGGATCATCGACCCGACCAAGGTTACCCGCTCGGCCCTCCAGAACGCCGCGAGCGTCAGCACCCTGCTGCTGACCTCCGACGCCCTGATCGCCGACATGCCCGAGGACAAGAAGGGCACCGGGGCCGGCGCCGGCGGCGGCTACGACGACATGTATTGA
- a CDS encoding DUF1501 domain-containing protein yields MDRRDFFSWMRDGLAGAAAASLMLRDGTVRGSEAGEGLPAGPHFAPRATRAIHICLCGAMSQVDSFDYKPGLFKAHGQSLVSPTKPDVFFGQVGRLRRPDWDFKQRGDSGLWVSDLFPHIGGVADELTVIRSMVAETSNHTPATFHENSGFRLNGFPSLGAWMSYGLGSETDDLPAFVVIPDARELPAGGSINWSNGFLPAKHQGVMIRPRGEPIDDLFPARPVSAGAESAARGLVQGMNRRHLGLHPGDDTLGARIRGYELAARMQASVPLVTEIKGESPETHELYGMDRPETEDFGRSCLIARRLLERGVRFVQLFSGGTFGSPRRNWDGHENVKLNHGQEALRIDRPVAGLLRDLRRRGLLDDTLVLFTTEFGRTPFAQSGADIVGPGRDHNQYGFSVWMAGAGLKGGMAHGSTDEIGWKAAEDPVTWPDFHATVLHLLGIDHTRLTHYHNGIQRRLTNVHGEVIRPVLA; encoded by the coding sequence ATGGACCGACGCGACTTCTTCAGCTGGATGCGGGATGGCCTGGCGGGCGCGGCGGCGGCCTCCTTGATGCTGCGCGACGGCACGGTGCGCGGGTCGGAGGCCGGCGAGGGCCTGCCGGCGGGCCCGCATTTCGCCCCCAGGGCCACCCGAGCCATCCACATCTGCCTGTGCGGCGCCATGAGCCAGGTCGACTCGTTCGACTACAAGCCCGGCCTGTTCAAGGCGCACGGCCAGTCGCTCGTCTCGCCCACCAAGCCCGACGTCTTCTTCGGCCAGGTGGGGCGGCTCAGGCGCCCGGACTGGGACTTCAAGCAGCGCGGCGACTCCGGCCTCTGGGTCTCGGACCTGTTCCCGCACATCGGCGGCGTGGCCGACGAGCTGACCGTCATCCGATCGATGGTCGCCGAGACGTCGAACCACACGCCGGCGACGTTCCATGAGAACAGCGGGTTCCGCCTGAACGGGTTCCCCAGCCTGGGCGCGTGGATGAGCTACGGCCTGGGGAGCGAGACCGACGACCTGCCCGCATTCGTCGTCATCCCCGACGCCCGAGAGCTGCCCGCGGGCGGGTCGATCAACTGGAGCAACGGATTCCTCCCCGCCAAACATCAAGGCGTGATGATCCGCCCCCGCGGCGAGCCGATCGACGACCTCTTCCCGGCGCGGCCAGTCTCCGCGGGGGCCGAGTCGGCCGCGCGCGGGCTGGTCCAGGGGATGAACCGCCGCCACCTCGGCCTGCACCCCGGCGACGACACACTGGGCGCCCGCATCCGCGGCTACGAGCTGGCCGCCCGCATGCAGGCATCGGTGCCGCTGGTCACCGAGATCAAGGGTGAGAGCCCCGAGACGCATGAGCTTTACGGCATGGATCGGCCCGAGACCGAGGACTTCGGCCGCTCCTGCCTGATCGCCCGCAGGCTGCTGGAGCGAGGCGTCCGGTTCGTCCAGCTCTTCTCGGGCGGCACCTTCGGCAGCCCCAGGCGCAACTGGGACGGGCACGAGAACGTGAAGCTCAATCACGGGCAGGAAGCCCTGCGGATCGACCGGCCCGTCGCCGGCCTGCTGCGCGACCTGCGGCGGCGCGGCCTGCTCGACGACACGCTCGTCCTGTTCACCACCGAGTTCGGCCGCACCCCGTTCGCCCAGTCGGGCGCCGACATCGTGGGCCCGGGCCGCGACCACAACCAGTACGGCTTCAGCGTCTGGATGGCCGGCGCCGGCCTGAAAGGGGGGATGGCCCACGGCTCGACCGACGAGATCGGCTGGAAGGCCGCCGAGGACCCCGTCACCTGGCCCGACTTCCACGCCACCGTTCTGCACCTGCTGGGCATCGACCACACCCGCCTGACCCATTATCACAACGGCATCCAGCGCCGGCTGACGAACGTGCACGGCGAGGTCATCAGGCCGGTGCTGGCCTGA
- a CDS encoding DUF1553 domain-containing protein: MNRWAILGAFLALAATTTARAGAPDRGFDVAVAPILARYCLDCHSGADPKGKLDLSGRASAFAGGEGGPAIVEGKPEESPVWEMVESGEMPPKVTLTDAEKQALKGWIAAGANWGTDPIDAFQVTTARRAGRDWWSLQPIQKVTPPPIAERGWARTPIDAFVLKTLEANGLKPAPEAGRRELIRRLTFDLTGLPPTPAEMDAFLADRSENAYETLADRLLASPQYGVRWARWWLDLARFGESGGFEYDEFRPSAWRYRDWVVKALNSDVPYDEFARMQIAGDVLRPGDAEAVEATGFLVAGAYDTAGQNQISKTMKAVVRADELEDLIGTVSQTFLGLTVHCARCHDHKFDPIRQAEYYQFASALDGVRHGERDLSDLDPSIVEKRRRLEAVEARIVAIEAPARAALIAGRTKKSGPAPPSPVAAWDFDRGVKDRVGHADVTLKGGATLSADGLVLDGKSGYAITPPLGFDLGPKTIEAWVHLDGTDQRGGGVASVIEDGGGRFDAIVFGEAEPGRWMAGSENFARTQAVGGEAEEDAAKRPVHVAICYSAAGTIRIFRDGKAYGKPYTSKGPAIFAAEKGRMAFGVRHLPAGDNRMLRGTIVRARLYDRALNDAEVAASADSGGAILDAKEVIAALSPEGRAERASLDAEVGRLRAIGPRKAYAVSPRTADVTHIQIRGNPGQPGDEVSAGGIGSLAGLDPNFGLAPNAPEADRRMRLAAWMTDASNPLFARVAVNRLWLTHFGSGLVETASDFGFNGGVPSHPELLEWLAGELAARRWSLKAMHRLMVTSSAYKQSSRPDPAAMAKDAGSRLLWRKQPARLEAEMVRDAMLASAGVLDPAIGGPSFRDHEPRQAKGTTSILYVPADPSAPGQDRRTLYRAWARGGRSAFLDAFDCPDPSTTAPRRASTTTPLQALSLMNNAMVLHLSDALAGRLLREAGGDARAQAGLAYRLTLGRSPEPDELDEAAGVVGQFGAATLARAIFNSNEFLYLD, encoded by the coding sequence ATGAACCGATGGGCGATTCTCGGGGCGTTTCTGGCCCTGGCCGCGACGACGACGGCGCGGGCTGGTGCGCCGGATCGAGGCTTTGATGTCGCGGTCGCGCCCATCCTGGCCCGGTATTGCCTGGACTGCCACTCGGGGGCCGACCCCAAGGGGAAGCTCGACCTCTCCGGGCGGGCCTCGGCCTTTGCAGGGGGCGAGGGGGGCCCGGCGATCGTGGAGGGCAAGCCGGAGGAGAGCCCGGTCTGGGAGATGGTCGAGTCGGGAGAGATGCCCCCCAAGGTGACGCTGACGGATGCCGAGAAGCAGGCGCTGAAGGGTTGGATTGCGGCCGGGGCGAATTGGGGCACCGACCCGATCGACGCCTTTCAGGTGACGACCGCCAGGCGGGCCGGGCGCGACTGGTGGTCGTTGCAGCCGATCCAGAAGGTGACGCCGCCGCCGATCGCGGAGAGGGGCTGGGCGAGAACGCCGATCGACGCGTTCGTGCTGAAGACGCTGGAGGCGAACGGGCTGAAGCCGGCGCCCGAGGCGGGCCGGCGCGAGCTGATCCGGCGGCTGACCTTCGACCTGACGGGCCTGCCCCCCACGCCGGCCGAGATGGATGCGTTCCTGGCCGATCGATCGGAGAATGCGTATGAGACGCTGGCGGACCGGCTGCTGGCTTCGCCGCAGTATGGGGTGAGGTGGGCACGGTGGTGGCTGGACCTGGCGCGATTTGGCGAGAGCGGCGGATTCGAATATGACGAGTTCCGGCCGTCGGCCTGGCGCTACCGCGACTGGGTGGTGAAGGCGCTGAACAGCGACGTGCCCTACGACGAGTTCGCCCGGATGCAGATCGCCGGCGACGTGCTGCGACCCGGCGACGCCGAGGCGGTGGAGGCCACCGGCTTCCTGGTGGCCGGAGCCTACGACACGGCCGGCCAGAACCAGATCAGCAAGACGATGAAGGCCGTGGTGCGGGCCGACGAGCTGGAAGACCTGATCGGCACCGTCTCGCAGACCTTCCTGGGCCTGACCGTCCACTGCGCCCGCTGCCACGACCACAAGTTCGACCCCATCCGCCAGGCCGAATACTACCAGTTCGCCTCGGCCCTGGACGGCGTCCGCCACGGCGAGCGCGACCTGTCGGACCTGGACCCGTCGATCGTCGAGAAGAGACGGCGGCTGGAGGCGGTCGAGGCCCGCATCGTTGCCATCGAGGCCCCCGCGCGGGCGGCTCTGATCGCGGGGCGGACGAAGAAAAGCGGCCCCGCCCCACCTTCGCCGGTGGCGGCCTGGGACTTCGATCGCGGCGTCAAGGATCGCGTTGGGCATGCCGATGTGACGCTGAAAGGGGGCGCCACGCTGTCGGCCGACGGCCTGGTGCTGGACGGCAAGAGCGGCTACGCGATCACGCCGCCGCTGGGCTTCGACCTGGGGCCGAAGACGATCGAAGCCTGGGTGCACCTGGATGGGACCGACCAGCGCGGCGGGGGCGTGGCGAGCGTCATCGAGGACGGCGGCGGGCGGTTCGACGCGATCGTCTTCGGCGAGGCCGAGCCCGGCCGCTGGATGGCCGGCAGCGAGAACTTCGCCAGGACGCAAGCCGTGGGGGGCGAGGCCGAGGAAGACGCTGCCAAGCGGCCCGTGCACGTCGCGATCTGCTATTCCGCCGCCGGAACCATACGCATCTTCCGCGACGGCAAGGCGTATGGAAAACCCTATACGTCAAAGGGGCCCGCGATCTTCGCGGCGGAGAAGGGCCGGATGGCGTTCGGCGTCCGCCACCTGCCGGCCGGCGATAACCGGATGCTGCGCGGGACGATCGTGCGCGCCAGGTTGTATGACCGGGCGCTGAACGACGCCGAGGTGGCGGCCTCGGCGGATTCGGGCGGGGCGATCCTCGACGCCAAGGAAGTTATCGCGGCCCTGAGCCCCGAGGGACGCGCGGAGCGGGCGAGTCTCGACGCCGAAGTCGGGCGACTGCGGGCGATCGGGCCGCGCAAGGCCTATGCGGTGTCCCCCAGGACGGCCGATGTGACGCACATCCAGATCAGGGGGAACCCGGGCCAGCCGGGCGACGAGGTCTCGGCCGGCGGGATCGGTTCCCTGGCGGGTCTTGACCCCAATTTCGGCCTCGCCCCCAACGCCCCCGAGGCCGACCGTCGCATGCGGCTTGCGGCCTGGATGACCGACGCGAGCAACCCGCTGTTCGCCAGGGTGGCGGTCAATCGGCTCTGGCTGACCCACTTCGGCTCGGGCCTGGTGGAGACCGCCAGCGACTTCGGATTCAACGGCGGCGTGCCGTCGCACCCCGAGCTGCTGGAATGGCTGGCCGGCGAGCTGGCCGCCCGCCGCTGGAGCCTGAAAGCCATGCATCGACTGATGGTCACGTCATCCGCCTACAAGCAATCCTCCCGCCCCGATCCGGCCGCGATGGCGAAGGATGCCGGCAGCCGCCTGCTCTGGCGCAAGCAGCCCGCGAGGCTGGAGGCCGAGATGGTGCGCGACGCGATGCTGGCCTCGGCCGGCGTGCTGGACCCCGCGATCGGCGGCCCGAGCTTCCGCGACCACGAGCCGAGGCAGGCCAAGGGGACCACCTCGATCCTGTACGTGCCGGCCGATCCCTCGGCCCCCGGCCAGGACCGGCGCACGCTGTACAGGGCCTGGGCACGCGGGGGCCGGAGCGCCTTCCTCGACGCGTTCGACTGCCCCGATCCGTCGACCACCGCACCCCGACGCGCCTCGACCACCACGCCGCTCCAGGCCCTCTCGCTGATGAACAACGCGATGGTCCTGCACCTCTCCGACGCCCTCGCGGGTCGGCTCCTCCGCGAGGCGGGCGGCGACGCCAGGGCTCAGGCCGGGCTGGCCTATCGCCTGACCCTGGGCCGGTCGCCCGAGCCGGACGAGCTGGATGAGGCGGCCGGCGTCGTCGGGCAATTCGGCGCGGCCACGCTGGCACGGGCGATCTTCAACAGCAACGAATTCCTCTATCTCGACTGA
- a CDS encoding CHRD domain-containing protein: MIRSFGPSAIAMALICLGFSSSSRAEFLTYVAVLDGPSEAPPVDSPGTGFATLQFDSVAHTLHLSVTFSGLIGETTASHIHGPTAVPGAGTAGVATQVPTFVDFPLGVTSGSYDHTFDTSLDSFYNPAFLNNNGGTALLAEAALASSLAAGTAYLNIHSTFARGGEIRGFFTLVPEPSSVVMMGLGIAGLMGYAGRGLRRASVVRQSS; this comes from the coding sequence ATGATCCGATCCTTCGGTCCGTCAGCGATTGCGATGGCCCTCATCTGTCTCGGTTTTAGCTCAAGCTCTCGGGCGGAGTTCCTCACCTACGTTGCCGTCCTCGACGGTCCCAGCGAGGCTCCGCCGGTCGACTCGCCCGGCACCGGCTTCGCGACGCTCCAGTTCGACTCCGTCGCCCACACCTTGCACCTCAGCGTGACTTTCAGCGGCCTGATCGGCGAGACGACCGCGTCTCATATTCACGGCCCCACCGCCGTGCCGGGTGCAGGGACGGCCGGCGTCGCCACGCAGGTCCCGACGTTCGTCGACTTCCCGCTCGGCGTGACGAGCGGGTCGTACGACCATACGTTCGACACGAGCCTGGACTCGTTCTACAACCCGGCCTTCCTCAACAACAACGGCGGCACGGCCCTCCTGGCCGAGGCGGCCCTCGCCTCGTCCCTCGCGGCGGGCACCGCCTACCTCAACATCCACAGCACGTTCGCGCGCGGCGGCGAGATCCGAGGCTTCTTCACCCTCGTCCCGGAACCTTCGAGCGTCGTGATGATGGGCCTCGGCATCGCCGGCCTGATGGGCTATGCCGGCCGTGGCCTGCGGCGTGCGTCCGTCGTGCGGCAATCATCCTGA